The DNA sequence GTACGAGTCCACCGACGGCGCCGTGGTGGAGTTCCGGCGGCTGCGCATGCGCGGCCCTCGCGGCACCCCCGACCAGGCCTCCACCCTGGCCATGGCCTACGTCGCCGGGGTCGGTGACCGCGTGGAGGACCCCCGCGACCTCTACACCGCGATCCCCGTGCCGGTCGTCGCGGACCTGCCCCGGCCGCGCCGGGTCCGCGTGGTGGAGGTGGGCCTCACCACCGGTACCGAGGCCGTCCTGGTCGACGGCGACCCCGCCGGCATCCGCCGGGACTACCGGAGCAAGGCCATACCGGCCGCCCAGCGGCTGCTCGACGGCGGTGCCCCGGCCCCGGGGCGGGACTGCGCCGCCTGCCGGGTGCGGCCGTCCTGCCACGCCCTGCCGGTCACTCCCGGCCTGCTCGGCCTGGGCGACCGCGGAACCCACCGCAGGACCTGGTCGATCACCACCTCGCGCCGCTACGAGATCTGCCCCGCGCAGGCCCACCTCCAGGAGCTGTGGATCCCCGGCGAGGAGACCTCCTCCCCCGCCGCGGCCCGCGGCCACGCCGTCCACCGCTGGCTCGCCGCCGCCCACGCCCGGGGCCGGGCCTGCACCCTCGCCGACCTCCCCGAGCCCACCGCCGCCGACTGCGGCATCGCCGACGAGGTGCTCGACCGCGCCGACTACCAGGAGGCCCGGCCGTACCTGCTCGCGCACCTCGAGGTCTGCCCCCTCGCCGACCCCGACGGGGTGACCGACATCCGCACCGAGCCCACCGTGGCCGCCTTCGACCCGATCTCCGATGTCGTCGTCCTCGCCGTTCCCGACCTGCTGCGCCGGGTGCACGGCCGGCTGCGGTACCGGGAGGTGAAGACGTCGGTGCACCCGCGCGGCCTCACCCCCGAGAACGCCCTCGCCGCGGTCCCCCAGCTCGCGCTCGCGGTCTGCCTGATCGCCTCCGGCGCCTTCGGCGACCGGGACGGCCTCGTCGAGCTCGAGCGGCTCCACCCCGGCGGCGCGGAACCCCTGCTCGTCCTCGACGCCACCGACCCCTCGGTGGTCGCGGCGGCCCGCGCCGTCGTGCACGACCGGGTGGCGCGCTGGCACGCCGACGTCGACTTCGCCGCCACCCCGGGCTGGTGGTGCCGCTACTGCCCGGTCTCCCGCTGGTGCCCCGACGCCTCGGCCACCCTCGAGGACCACGCCGAGTTCACCAGCCCGCGCGCCGACGCCCTCGCCGACCTGGCCACCCCGGACGACACCGACGAACCTCCGTTCTGACCCGAAAGGCGCCCATGCACCCACTCGCCAAACCGGTCACCGCCGCCCTCCGCGCCGGATACGCCTGGAGCGTCCGCCGCGAACGGCCGGAGGCATGGCGGGAGATGGCGCGGATGACCGGAGTCATCATGCACCACCTCGGCCCGGGACGCGGGCCGACCACCCCCGTCGAGCTCGCCGCCCGCCTGCGTAAGCCGCTCGGCGAATGGATGCCGGTCGACGACCCCGACCTCGCCGGGCTGGTGATCCTCGATGCCGACGACCGGCTCACCCCCGACACCTACGACATCGGCTGCGACTACACCGTCGAACTCCTCGACCCCGCGGCGTCGGCATGGCTGCCGCGGTGGCGCACACACCGGGCCGAACAGGTGGAGAACGCGGCCTTCCAGCGCCTCGTGTCCGGAGACGATGAGACCTACGCGATCGGGCGGCGCTTCCTCGTGGAACACCCGGCAGGGGATGGCAACGAGATCCTCCGCCTCCTCAATGAACTCGGCATCCCACGACTGGTCGAGTACCGGGAGATCGGCGTAGACCGCCAGTGGCGGGGATGGTGGTGGGGCTGCCCCGTCTGCCGCTGGCCAATGAGCGTGTCCGCCTCTGGGGTTGTGAGCTGCCGGTTCCGTCCGCACGGAGCCGTCTACTCGCTGCTGCCCGGCCGGAGGCCGCGGCTTCAGCCCCAGCCCGGGGCCCCTGCCGCAGGACCTGCCCGTCCCGCTGAGGGCGCGGTTTGCGTCGATGAGTCGATCTGGCGGCACATCGTCGTCCCGGGCGTGGTGGAGGTACGACTGCGCGACCGCCTCGCCAAGCTGCCCGGCGTGACGGCCGACCTGTATCCGCTCAAAGACACCTACGACATCGCGGTCCGGCGTACGGGTGAGGCCACCTGGTCGTACACGCTCGACGTCAAGGACTACGCATCGCCCGCCGCCCTCGCCGCCAAGCTACGCGAGCGTCCGGTGGAAGCCGAGTACATCGTGGTGCCCGACTATCGCAGCCCTCGGCTGACGGAACTGAAACGGCTGCTGCCCGGGATGGAGATCGTCACCGAATCCGGGATCTACCGGCAGATCAAGAGGGATCTCACATGAGCACACGACCTCAGGTCATCTCCTGCGCCTTTGCCTTGGCCGAGGCGTTCTTCGGCGTTTGCGACATCGACCACGCTCAGCTGCTCCTCACCGGCCGGATCGATGCCTGGCCCGAGTACTGGGACCTAGGCGAGGAGGACCGAGCCAGGGTCTGCGCGCTACTGCGGCACCGCGGTGACGATCTCGCCAGTCTTGAGGTGTTCGCCAAGGCCGTATCCGAGCTGGGCGGCACGACCAAGCTCAACGGCTATCGGGTCGACGGGGACCACGTGCTACCCATCCACGGGGTAGACCCTCGGCTCCACGCCGACCGGCTGCTGAAGGAACTCAACAAGCAGCACAAACCACACACTCTCCCCGTAGCGGAACCGGGCCGGTATTACACCACCTTGCGGACCACGCCCGACAGGACTGAGAGCCTGATCGACCTGACCGGGATGACGGCTCCGCACCGTGATCCCGTCACCTTGCGAACCGCGCTCGCGGTCTCACAGGTCGAGCTGTCCGCCGACGAGCTCGGCAAGATGGCCGCACGCATTGACGAGGCCCGCGGCGACACCCACCGCCAGGCACGACTCAAGGCCCTCTTCGAACACCTGCCCCGGTCGCTGACTATCCGCGCCGGAGGCGTGATCCAGTCCCTCATCGCCCCCACGGGATACGGCAAGAGCGTCCTGATGGAGGTGACGGGCACACTCGCCGTCGAGAAGGGCGTGCCGACCGCCCTCGTCGTGCCCACCCGGGTCGCCGCGCTCTCCCTGGCGAAGCGGATCGAGGAGAACCTGGCCCTGCTCGGGATCAACGGCATCTGCACTCCGCTGGTCTCCCCAAAGGACGCGATGGCCGACGCCGAGAGGCTCGCCGCGATCGGTGACGCGTTCGGCGATTGGGCCTATGAGCGGCTCGCGTACGGCTGTGCCCTGCCTGCCGCGACCGAGAGCGATGTGGCGGTCGACACCTGGGTGCCCGGACATGAGCCCTGCCGTGACCTCCGGCTGCGACACCGCCATGGGCGTCGACATGCCTGTCCGTGGCGGGACGGCTGCGGCAAGTTCCGCCTCATGCGCGAGGCGGTACGCGCCGACGTGATCGTGACCGCGCACGCAACCTTCTTCAACGGCCGGATGCACATCCCGATTCGCACCGAGGCAGGCGTCAGCGACCGCATGGCGGTGGAGGAGCTCGTGATGCGTCGCTGTCAACTGATCATCATCGACGAGGTCGACCAGTTCCAGCGCGCGGTGATCGGTACCAGCGCCAAGCAACTGGAGCTGGCGAAAGGACGTTCCATCACCGCCCTGCACCGGCTCGACGAGGAGTTCCGTGCGATCTTCGGAAGCGTATCCCCAGAGTCGGACGCCGAGGTCAGGGCAATCCTTTCCGAGCTGCGCCTGCTGTCAGAACAGTACATCGCCAACCTGGCCAAGTCCTGGATGGCCCCGGCCTTCTCCGACCGGCGTCACCGCACGGCCCGTGGTCACCGTACCGACCGCTGGCTCGTGCCGCGCCGCCACGATGCCTGGCTCACCGCACGGTTGCTCGGCCTGCCCGAGAAGTCCGAGGAGGGGCGGGACGTCGAGCGGGACGAGGTCGAAGCTCTACATGTGCTTTTCGACGCTCCGGACGCGCGGGAGGTAGCCCCGCTGCCGCTCGCGAATCTCACCACCGAGCAGGCGGAGGGGACACGTAAGCAGATCACCCGGGTGTTGCGTGAGATCTCCGGGGGATGCCGGAACGCAACGCTTCCCGTGTACAAGCAGGAGCTGAACGAACTCCTCTCACAGGTCGTCCCCGACGATACCGTCCGCGGTCTCGTGGTGGATCGCCTGATCCGCCGTGCCCACCTGGAGCCGCTCCGCCGCAAGCTGTCCGAGCTCTTCTACCACACGCCACACCTGGGCGCGATGGGCGCCGATGCCGCTGAGACGATCGCCGACGCGCTGGGCGGTTTCAAGCGATGGGAGGCGATGCCCGCCAGCCCGCTCGGCCGTCTGTTCTTCGCTTTCAAGGAGCGTTTCGACGCGGAGAAGCCGTCCGAAGCGGCGCTGTCGGTGGCCGCATTCGGTGGCGATCCGCACGGATATGTCCGATACCTCGGCGAGCTGACCGCGCGCGGCCACGCAGGTGTGCCCCGTTCCGTGCTCGGGCTCTCGGCCACAAGCCACTTCCCCCGTGCCCCGCACCATCACGTGTTCGGCGAGCCGACCTGGATCGTTCCGGACACCGACGACCGGGGCGTCACGATCCACGATGCCCGCGTCTTCGCCGACGACGCCGCGATCCGGATCTCCGGGGTTCAGGGTCGGCAGCGGGAGCTGAAGCTCTTCGACCTTGGCGAGCACCTGTACCGGCTCAAGCTCGCCCACCATCTAGGTGAGCTGGCCCGCCGACGTAACGAACGCGGCACACCCGGCCGGGACCGCATCCTTGTCGCCACGACCT is a window from the Thermopolyspora flexuosa genome containing:
- a CDS encoding PD-(D/E)XK nuclease family protein — translated: MDGSVVGNPHVIRLSAGLLDRPGNACPHHAAVRARPQLRPRRGEQRRYAPWEDFPLGLVMEILDAVEHDGVPLDRAIRQTLASCRKRVHPGVARWVAHAAESYLEVAEALADQLAREGVDLRPAPAPRVVQGGRSVAELRILTAWGRWYESTDGAVVEFRRLRMRGPRGTPDQASTLAMAYVAGVGDRVEDPRDLYTAIPVPVVADLPRPRRVRVVEVGLTTGTEAVLVDGDPAGIRRDYRSKAIPAAQRLLDGGAPAPGRDCAACRVRPSCHALPVTPGLLGLGDRGTHRRTWSITTSRRYEICPAQAHLQELWIPGEETSSPAAARGHAVHRWLAAAHARGRACTLADLPEPTAADCGIADEVLDRADYQEARPYLLAHLEVCPLADPDGVTDIRTEPTVAAFDPISDVVVLAVPDLLRRVHGRLRYREVKTSVHPRGLTPENALAAVPQLALAVCLIASGAFGDRDGLVELERLHPGGAEPLLVLDATDPSVVAAARAVVHDRVARWHADVDFAATPGWWCRYCPVSRWCPDASATLEDHAEFTSPRADALADLATPDDTDEPPF